In the Pyxidicoccus trucidator genome, TGCGCTCCGACGCCAGCGTCACCTCACCGGCCCACCGCCGCACCGGCGTTATCGGGTCCGCGCCCGTGGCCCACTGCCGGCCCGTCTGCGACGCCAGCCAGACGCGGCTGATGATCCACCCCGCGAAGGGGATGCGGTACTCGTAGAAGTAGGCCAGCCGGATGTGCACCTTCATCGGCCGCTCGCCCACCTCCAGCAGCACGTCGAAGGACTCGTTCGGCCGGAAGTCGCTCACCCGGTAGTCCACCTGCACCAGGGGGATGGCGCCCGCCCCGCCAAAGGCCACTCCCGGCGGCCGGTTCTGCCCCAGCACCTGCCGCGCCACGCCCGTGAAGCGCGCTCGCAGGTCCGGATTCACACCCGTGCGGCTCATTGACGGAATCAGCGCCATCAGCGCCGCGCGCACCATGGGCCCGCAGCTCAGCCGGTACACGCTCGCCGCCCGCGCCACCTTGTAGGCCGCGTACTCGTTCAGCAGTCGCGCCTGGTGCGCCAGGCTCATCTGCAGCACGCCCAGCACCAGGAACACCATCATCGGCAGGACGATGGCCGTCTCCACCGCCGCCTGGCCGCGCGCTCCTCGCCTGTGGCTTCCTCGCATCGCGGAGCACCCGCCCTGGACCTGCTCGGGGACTCTCCGGAGCCGGACCTGACTCGTCTAAGAAAACGAGAATACCGGAATAGCGCGCCAGAATTCGAGACGGCCATCGGTCAGGTGGACGACACGTCCCCACCTTTCGTCCCCCTGAACGCTCGGATAGTGTGCGCCGCCTTTCGTTTCCCAACACTGGAGCTTGAAGACGATGCCGAGGACGTCCCAGGAGCAGACCCAGGAGCGCCACGCCTACCTGCTCGAGCTGTTTCGCCAGCAGCCGGACATCAACACCAAGGAAGCGCTGGAGTCCTTCAAGTCGAAGTTCGGCGCCGCCATCAACATGAAGACCTTCAACCAGCTGCGCGAGCAGGCCGAGGAGGAGGCCGAGTCCTCCGCGTCCCCGCCCGAGGCCGAGGAGCCCGAGAGCGCGCCGGAGCCCGCCTCCGACGACCCCGCCGCCCGGCTCAAGGCCGCCGCGGTCTCCGAGGGGCTCAACGGCGCGGCCGGCGCTCCCTCGAAGAAGCCCAAGGCGAAGGGCACCGGCTCGAAGAACATCTTCGTGGACGCCCCCAAGGAGAACCTCACCTTCCTGGAAGGCATCGTCCAGCAGCTCCAGGAGGCCGGCGCCACCAACGTGCGCATCGACCACTCCACGGACCGGTGGCTGGTGCTGGTGGTGGACGCGAAGTAGCCCGCACGCAGGCAGGCCCGCGCCGTCCGCCAGGCGGAAGACGCGGGCCCCTGTCCCGGCCCCGACTCGCGCGGGGCCGGCGTCTCACGGCGTCAGCGGGCCACGGGCCCCGGCGCCACCTCCATGGCGGCCGCTCCCAGCCCGGTGAGCACGCGCCCCTGGATGCGCAGGTTCATCACGTCCTCCTCGGTGGCGAACTCCGTGTAGAAGACGGCCACGCGGCCGCCCAGGGCGGAGACGAGGATGGGGTCATACTCGGGCTCGGGCTGGTGCGTGGCGATGGCCCGCCCCCCCGAATCCCTCACGGTGCCGTTGGTGCGCACGCGCGCGCCATACACGTCGGTGCGGAACACCAGCTGTGGGAAGAACGGCGCGGCGGTGACCTGCTCCCAGGCCAGCCAGAAGTCCGTCCCGTCGAAGGTGGCGGTGACGTTGAGTCGGTTTCTCCCGCCGCCGGTGGCGACGACGCGGGGCGCGGCCTCCAGCACGTCCCCATCGGCGTCCACGCGGACGGCCAGCACGTCTGGGCCCGGGGAGCCGAAGCTGCCCTCCGGCGCGCTCGTCCACGCCACCAGCGTGTTCGTCCCGTCCCACGCAAGCGCGGGCGGCGCGACGAAGGCGGGCCCCGGGTCGAAGAGCCGCTCCGGCACGTCCAGCACCATGCCGTCGTTGTCCACGCGGGCGCCGCGGAGGCTGCGCTCCGTTTCGCCGGGCATGGAGCTGAAGTCCACGTGCACCCATGAGACGAGGTAGCGCAGGTCCCCGGTGGCCACCACCGCGGGGGCCTGCTGGGTGAAGTTCACGCTGGAGATGGGGAAGCCACCGGGGTCCAGCACGGCGCCGCCAGAGCTCACCCGCGTGCCGACGATGTCGGAGGCGTTGCCGAAGAAGGAGCCGCGCCGGTCCGTCCAGACGACGAGGAAGTCGTCGAAGTTGGAGGCTATCGCCGGCTCGAACTGGTCATCCGGCAGCTCGGCGATGGCCAGGCTGGCGGGGTCCAGCACCACGCCCGCGCCGCTCACCCGGGCGCCCCGGATGTCGATGCCGGTGCCGCCGCCGAACGAAGAGCCCTCCTCCCAGACGACCATCCAGATGTCGCCCTCCCACGCCACCGCGGGGTTGCGCGTGTCCGGGCCGGCCGGGAAGGAGAAGGGCACGTCGAGCACGCGGCCATCGGGGCGCACGCGGGCGCCCAGCAGGCGCTGCACCCCGTCGCGCTCCTCGCGCCAGACGACGAGATAGACGCCCGCGCCCAGGGCGGCGGTGGCCGAGGTCTGGGCAAACGCGGAGCGCGTGAAGAGCAGGGCCGGCGAGTCCTTCACCTCCGGCGCATGAGTCACGCGGGTGCCCAGGATGTGGTGCGGCCCGAAGAGCGGCGTGCCGGACTCCGCGCCGGCGTAGGCCACGAAGAACTGGTGGTCCCCCACCGCCACGCCGGGCTGGAGCTCCTCCTCCTGGTCCCCGGAGGAGAGGGTGAAGCCCGCGACGTCCCACACCGCGCCGTCATCCCCCACGCGGGCGCCCCGGACGCGGTGGGGCCCCATCCGGGTGTCGTCCCAGACGACGAGTGACTTGCTGCCACTGGGCGCCACCCGGGGCAGCGACTGGTCCCCCGGGCCGGTGGAGATGGGGAAGCTGCCGGCCCCGTACACCGTCAGCTCCCTCCGGACGCGTGCGCCGTAGATGTCCTCGGTGCCGGCGCGGTCGTCCTGCCACACGAGGAGGAAGCGGTTCCCGGTCCACGTCAGGTCGGGAGCGCGCTGCGCGCCGGGCAGGGTGATGATGGGCACGCCGCCGTCCGGGTCCAGCACGGTGCCGTCCTTCTTCACGCGGGCGCCGTAGATGTCGTCCGCGTCCTCGCCTCCGCGCGCGTCCTGCCAGACGACGGCGAACTGCTTGCCGTCCCAGGCCACGGCGGGACGGAACGCGAAGCCGGGCAGCTCGGAGAGGATTTCGCCGTCCCTCACGTCGCCGTCGGACTCCACCCGGTCGAAGACGACGAGGTCCTCCTCGTCACCGGAGACGACGTAGGCCACCAGGCACACGCCCTTCGTACAGGCGATGCCCGGCGGGCCGAACACCTCGTCGGAGGAGGCGAGGATGAAGTGGCGGCGCACGTCGCCGTCGGACTCCACGTGGGCGCCGAAGACGCCGCTGCCGCTCACCCAGACGACGACGAACTGCTTGCCGTCCCAGGCCACGCGCGGCTCGCCGCCGCCATCCAGGCCGGTGCCCTGATTGAGGGGAATGCCACCCGGGTCCAGCATCCGGCCATCGGGCTTCACGCGGGAGCCGAAGATGTTGCCGTCGCGCTCGTCCTCCCAGACGACGAAGTACTGCTTGCCGTCGAAGGCCACGCCCACCCCGGGACGGGCGGTCGTCTGATTCCGCAGGACGGGCCGGCTCACGTCGAACGCGCTGGAGACTCCCGCGCTCCGCACCGTGGCCTCTCGCGGGTCCCCGGGCCGCTCATGAGGCGCCAGCGGGAGCACGTCCTCCGAAACAGGCTCGGAGACTGTCGCCCCCTCCGCACTGTCCCCACCCTCCGGCGCTGGCCCGCAGGCGAACAACAAGGCCCCGAGCAACACTCCGCCCCACCGCGCCACCGGCGCGCGCCTCCACCCCGTCTGATGCATACGACTCCCCCTCTGGAACGACGGCGGCAAAGGTCATCCGAGCGCGGGCGGACGACAATCCACCCGCGAGGGAGGGAGTGCATCGACCCGTCCGCGCCGGTCCTGCCCGCCGGGAGGGCCTCACCCCGCCGTCAGCGCCGGCACAGGAAGATGTCGTCGAAGGCGCCGTCGCCGATGGGCCGTTGAAGCGTCTCGACACGGAAGCCCGCTTCCGTGAGCACGCGCCGCCAGGTGTCGCGAGAGAAGAGCCCCTCGACGTGCCGGTCATGGACGGCCCGGACGGTGTCTCCCTGTCGCAGCAGGAACGCGTACTCGGTGACGAAGGTGGTGTCCTCGGGGTGGGGGTCCCAGCTCCACATGAGGCCGCGAAGCGAGCGGTCTCCGTCGTCGCCCGTCACTGTCTCCGAGTCGTCCTCGAAGGTCTCCCGGTAGCAGTCCGGCGCGAAGATGGCGGCGCCGCCGGGCCGCGTGTGCACGAAGGTCGTCCGGGCGGCGGCGAGCAGGTCCTCCTCGGTGAGCATGTACATGATGGCGTCGTGGACCAGCACCGCGTCGAACGTCCGCTCCAGTCGGAGCGTGCGCATGTCCGCGACGATGTGCTCGCAGTCGGGGTTCTGCTCGCGGCTCAGCGCCAGCATGTCCGTGGAGAGGTCCGTGAGGGTGCAGCGGAAGCGCTGCTTCAGGAACCGCGCGGTGTTGCCCGCGCCCGCGCCCAGCTCCAGCAGGGTCTCCGCCCGGGACGTCACCACGCGCTCGAACGCCGCCTGGAAGCACCGGGCCTCGTCTTCATGGTCCTCTGGAGGATCAACCAGGTGATACCAGGGGACGAGCTCGCCATAGAGGAGGGGTTGCATGCGCCGGGG is a window encoding:
- a CDS encoding TadE/TadG family type IV pilus assembly protein, yielding MRGSHRRGARGQAAVETAIVLPMMVFLVLGVLQMSLAHQARLLNEYAAYKVARAASVYRLSCGPMVRAALMALIPSMSRTGVNPDLRARFTGVARQVLGQNRPPGVAFGGAGAIPLVQVDYRVSDFRPNESFDVLLEVGERPMKVHIRLAYFYEYRIPFAGWIISRVWLASQTGRQWATGADPITPVRRWAGEVTLASERSPDWAVAQRGIDQGYFTVPLVSTWSMRMMSDPLPNAVLEGQCR
- a CDS encoding class I SAM-dependent methyltransferase, with the translated sequence MQPLLYGELVPWYHLVDPPEDHEDEARCFQAAFERVVTSRAETLLELGAGAGNTARFLKQRFRCTLTDLSTDMLALSREQNPDCEHIVADMRTLRLERTFDAVLVHDAIMYMLTEEDLLAAARTTFVHTRPGGAAIFAPDCYRETFEDDSETVTGDDGDRSLRGLMWSWDPHPEDTTFVTEYAFLLRQGDTVRAVHDRHVEGLFSRDTWRRVLTEAGFRVETLQRPIGDGAFDDIFLCRR